TTTGGCGGTCAGTTGTGCAGGCATTTCAGGCGCTTTTCCTGAAATCCAGAAAATGTCACTGGCGGTTAAGGCCTCAGAAAACAGCAATGGGTTGTCGTTGCCTTGGCCAACGATCAGCACATTATTTCTCAGGTCTTTGTCCACCACATACCACGGCGACTCGGAAGCCCCTTTCAGGCCACCAATACCCAGACCCTGACGCTGACCAATGGTGTGATACATCAGGCCGGAATGCTTGCCAATGGTTTCACCTTCTTCGGTGATGATGTCACCGGGCTGAGCAGGCAGGTATTGCTTCAGAAAGTCACGGAAACGGCGTTCGCCAATAAAGCAGATACCGGTACTGTCTTTCTTGTTGTGGGTAATAAGGTCGTGCTGTTCAGCCAGACGGCGGACTTCCGGTTTTTCCAGTTCTCCGACTGGAAACAGGGTGCGTGCCAGTTGTTCTGTACCGACCTGGTGCAGGAAATAGGTTTGGTCTTTATTGTTGTCGAGACCTTTTTTCAGAACGGCCTGACCGTCAACCATGCCGCCTCTGGCGTAATGTCCCATGGCAATAAAATCGGCATCCAGGTGTTGGGCGTAATCGAGGAATGCCTTGAATTTGATTTCTTTATTGCAGAGGATATCCGGGTTCGGAGTACGGCCGTTGCGGTATTCATTGAGGAAGTGTTCAAAGACGTTGTCCCAGTACTCTGCCGCGAAGTTGGCCTTGTGCAGTTTGATGCCCAGCTTGTCGCACACTGCCTGCGCGTCAGCCAGATCTTCCATGGCGGTACAGTATTCGGTACCGTCATCTTCTTCCCAGTTTTTCATGAACAGACCTTCTACCTGGTAGCCCTGCTGTTTGAGCAGAAGCGCAGAGACAGAAGAATCGACACCGCCGGACATACCGACAATGACTCTGGTATCGGAAGGTTGTTTCATAGGACCTTGTTAGTCAGGAAATAGTAGCTTGTAAGCTATGAACGTAGGAATCTGCTTCGGCGTTTTCATTATAAAAGACGAAGCGGTTTCCATGATAAAAAAATAACTGGCGGCTATTCTACCTTTGGTCGGGTGCGACTTCTATATCCAGCCGGATGCGGCAGTGGTTGAGATGTTACTTACAAAAATAAGTAAAATTACACTATCGTCGCATTTATTCCCTGCCCGTGTTGGTATATCTTAGTAGCGCCTTTACACGGGGAATGGTTTTTCACTGGTTGCCCGGTGACCATAAGTAATAATAACGCCAAATGATGATCTTTTTTCTCAGGGTTACCACCCGGAATATGACAGTGAGAGTCTTACGTTGACAGGCTCCATGTGTCAATTGGAAGTGTCTTTTGGAGTCAGGAATAAACTATGACAACAGCCAAGATTATTTATACCGAGACTGACGAAGCCCCAGCCCTTGCTACTTACTCACTCCTTCCCATCGTTCAAGCCTTTGCCTCTGTTGCTGATGTCACCGTTGAAACCCGCGACATTTCTCTGGCCGGACGTATTATTGCCAATTTTCCCGAAAACCTGACGGATGGTCAGAAGATGGGTGATGCACTGGCAGAGCTGGGTGAAATGGCAAAAACGCCGGAAGCCAATATCATCAAACTGCCGAATATCAGTGCCTCGATACCACAGCTTAATGCAGCGATCAAAGAACTGCAGGCACACGGGTACGATGTACCTGATTACCCTGAAGAGCCCAAAAATCAGGCAGAAGAAGCGATAAAAGTCCGCTATTCCAAGGTGCTGGGCAGTGCTGTGAATCCGGTTTTACGAGAAGGTAACTCCGATCGTCGGGTGGCCGGGCCGGTTAAGGAATATGCAAGAAAAAATCCTCACTCCATGGGGGAGTGGAACCCGGAATCAAAGTCCCATGTTGCACACATGAGTGATGGGGATTTTTACAGCAGCGAGCAGTCTGTAGTGATGGAAGCAGCTGATAGCGTTTCTATCCAGCTGACGGATAAGAATGGCTCGGTTACGGTTCTGAAAGACGGGTTGTCTTTGCAGGCAGGCGAAGTGATTGATTCGGCGGTGATGAGCAGCGCGGCTCTCTCTGCTTTTTATGAAGCTCAGATCGAAGAAGCAAGGAAGCAGGGGGTTCTGCTCTCTCTGCATCTGAAAGCCACCATGATGAAGGTGTCTGATCCGATCATGTTTGGGCTGGCTGTTGAGGCGTACTATAAAGATGTCTTCACAAAACATGCTGAACTGTTTGAGTCTCTGGGGGTGGATGCCAGTAATGGTATTGGTGACGTTTACGCCCGCATTGAGAGCTTGCCTGCTGATCAGAAGGCTGAGGTAGAAGCGGATCTGATGAAGGTGTATGACACCCGCCCGTCTCTGGCGATGGTCGATTCAGATCGCGGTA
Above is a window of Endozoicomonas montiporae CL-33 DNA encoding:
- the mnmA gene encoding tRNA 2-thiouridine(34) synthase MnmA, giving the protein MKQPSDTRVIVGMSGGVDSSVSALLLKQQGYQVEGLFMKNWEEDDGTEYCTAMEDLADAQAVCDKLGIKLHKANFAAEYWDNVFEHFLNEYRNGRTPNPDILCNKEIKFKAFLDYAQHLDADFIAMGHYARGGMVDGQAVLKKGLDNNKDQTYFLHQVGTEQLARTLFPVGELEKPEVRRLAEQHDLITHNKKDSTGICFIGERRFRDFLKQYLPAQPGDIITEEGETIGKHSGLMYHTIGQRQGLGIGGLKGASESPWYVVDKDLRNNVLIVGQGNDNPLLFSEALTASDIFWISGKAPEMPAQLTAKVRYRQQDQACTLSKMDDGRYLVVFDDAQRAVTPGQSVVFYSDDICLGGGVIDGRHKTVEDARAA